The following are from one region of the Saccharomyces kudriavzevii IFO 1802 strain IFO1802 genome assembly, chromosome: 12 genome:
- the ADE16 gene encoding bifunctional phosphoribosylaminoimidazolecarboxamide formyltransferase/IMP cyclohydrolase ADE16 (similar to Saccharomyces cerevisiae ADE16 (YLR028C) and ADE17 (YMR120C); ancestral locus Anc_2.418) translates to MGNYTKTAILSVYDKTGLLDLAKGLVENNVRILASGGTANMVREAGFPVDDISSITHAPEMLGGRVKTLHPAVHAGILARDLESDEKDLKEQHIGKVDFVVCNLYPFKETVAKIGATVQEAVEEIDIGGVTLLRAAAKNHSRVTILSDPNDYSIFLQDLSEDGEISQDLRNRFALKAFEHTADYDAAISDFFRKQYSEGKAQLPLRYGCNPHQRPAQAYIAQQEELPFKVLCGTPGYINLLDALNSWPLVKELSASLNLPAAASFKHVSPAGAAVGLPLSDVERQVYFVNDVEDLSPLACAYARARGADRMSSFGDFIALSNIVDVATAKIISKEVSDGVIAPGYEPEALNILSKKKNGKYCILQIDPNYVPGQMESREVFGVTLQQKRNDAIINQSTFKEIVSKDKALTEQAVVDLTVATLVLKYTQSNSVCYAKNGMVVGLGAGQQSRIHCTRLAGDKTDNWWLRQHPKVLQMKWAKGIKRADKSNAIDLFVTGQRIEGPEKKDYESKFEEIPEPLTKEERLEWLSKLTNVSLSSDAFFPFPDNVYRAVQSGVKFIAAPSGSVMDKVVFQAADSFDIVYVENPIRLFHH, encoded by the coding sequence ATGGGCAATTATACTAAGACTGCCATTTTATCAGTTTATGATAAAACAGGTTTATTAGACTTAGCCAAGGGATTGGTGGAAAACAATGTTCGTATTTTGGCATCCGGTGGTACAGCTAACATGGTCAGAGAGGCTGGTTTCCCAGTGGATGATATCTCTTCAATCACACATGCACCTGAGATGCTAGGGGGCAGAGTAAAAACTTTGCATCCTGCTGTTCACGCAGGGATTCTTGCTAGAGATTTAGAGAGCGATGAAAAGGATTTAAAGGAACAGCATATTGGCAAAGTAGATTTTGTCGTTTGTAATCTATACCCGTTCAAAGAGACTGTGGCTAAGATTGGTGCTACAGTCCAAGAAGCCgtggaagaaattgacATTGGAGGCGTGACTTTATTGAGAGCCGCTGCAAAGAACCACTCCAGAGTGACCATCCTTTCAGATCCCAACGATTATTCCATCTTCCTACAGGACTTGTCCGAAGATGGTGAGATTTCCCAAGATTTAAGAAATAGATTTGCGTTAAAGGCATTCGAACATACGGCCGATTATGATGCAGCCatttctgatttttttagaaAGCAATACTCCGAGGGCAAGGCCCAGTTACCACTAAGATATGGTTGCAATCCTCATCAAAGACCTGCACAAGCTTATATCGCTCAACAGGAGGAATTACCTTTCAAAGTGCTTTGTGGTACACCAGGGTACATAAACCTTTTGGATGCCTTAAACTCATGGCCCTTAGTGAAAGAGTTATCGGCATCATTAAATCTACCCGCCGCGGCATCGTTCAAGCACGTTTCCCCCGCAGGCGCTGCAGTAGGGCTTCCATTATCCGATGTGGAGAGGCAAGTTTATTTTGTGAACGATGTGGAAGATCTGTCGCCATTGGCATGCGCCTACGCTAGAGCTCGTGGTGCGGACAGAATGTCATCGTTTGGTGATTTCATTGCGTTGTCCAATATTGTAGATGTTGCTACAGCAAAGATCATTTCCAAAGAGGTTTCTGATGGTGTTATTGCTCCCGGATACGAACCAGAGGCATTAAACATACTgtccaagaagaagaatggAAAATACTGTATTTTACAAATCGATCCGAACTACGTCCCTGGTCAAATGGAATCCCGAGAAGTTTTCGGTGTAACATTGCagcaaaagagaaatgatGCAATAATCAATCAGTCcactttcaaagaaatcgtcTCCAAGGACAAGGCTCTTACCGAGCAAGCCGTGGTCGATTTGACCGTCGCCACGCTAGTCTTGAAATACACACAATCAAATTCCGTCTGCTATGCCAAGAACGGTATGGTTGTGGGACTCGGGGCCGGCCAACAATCGCGTATACATTGTACCAGATTAGCCGGCGACAAGACGGACAACTGGTGGTTGAGGCAACACCCAAAAGTTCTGCAGATGAAATGGGCCAAGGGAATCAAGAGAGCGGACAAATCCAACGCGATCGATCTTTTCGTTACAGGGCAAAGGATAGAAGGTCCAGAGAAGAAGGACTACGAAAgcaaatttgaagaaattcctGAACCCCTCaccaaagaggaaagaCTGGAATGGTTAAGCAAATTAACTAACGTGTCGTTATCGTCCGACGCGTTTTTCCCCTTCCCAGACAACGTTTATAGAGCTGTGCAGTCCGGTGTGAAGTTCATCGCGGCTCCCTCAGGGTCGGTCATGGACAAAGTTGTCTTCCAAGCAGCGGATTCATTCGATATTGTCTACGTGGAAAACCCGATTCGTCTATTCCACCATTAG
- the RPL15A gene encoding 60S ribosomal protein eL15 (similar to Saccharomyces cerevisiae RPL15A (YLR029C) and RPL15B (YMR121C); ancestral locus Anc_2.417): MGAYKYLEELQRKKQSDVLRFLQRVRVWEYRQKNVIHRATRPTRPDKARRLGYKAKQGFVIYRVRVRRGNRKRPVPKGATYGKPTNQGVNELKYQRSLRATAEERVGRRAANLRVLNSYWVNQDSTYKYFEVILVDPQHKAIRRDARYNWICNPVHKHREARGLTATGKKSRGINKGHRFNNTKAGRRKTWKRQNTLSLWRYRK, translated from the coding sequence ATGGGTGCCTACAAAtatttggaagaattgcaaagaaagaagcaATCTGATGTTTTGAGATTCTTACAAAGAGTCAGAGTCTGGGAATACAGACAAAAGAACGTCATTCACAGAGCCACTAGACCAACTAGACCAGACAAGGCTAGAAGACTAGGTTACAAGGCCAAGCAAGGTTTCGTTATCTACCGTGTCAGAGTTAGACGTGGTAACAGAAAGAGACCTGTTCCAAAGGGTGCCACTTACGGTAAGCCAACTAACCAAGGTGTCAATGAATTGAAATACCAAAGATCCTTGAGAGCTACCGCTGAAGAAAGAGTTGGTCGTCGTGCTGCTAACTTGAGAGTTTTGAACTCCTACTGGGTCAACCAAGACTCCACTTACAAGTACTTCGAAGTCATCTTGGTTGATCCTCAACACAAGGCTATCAGAAGAGATGCTCGTTACAACTGGATCTGTAACCCAGTTCACAAGCATCGTGAAGCTAGAGGTTTGACTGCCACTGGTAAGAAATCCAGAGGTATCAACAAGGGTCACAGATTCAACAACACCAAGGCCGGTAGAAGAAAGACCTGGAAGAGACAAAACACCTTGTCTTTGTGGAGATACAGAAAATAA
- the SKDI12G0860 gene encoding uncharacterized protein (similar to Saccharomyces cerevisiae YLR030W) — protein MEREQIMEYVQETPIIPRRIIQYSVPRQTITKPSPHVEILMAANTMQNIDSTQHPVIHDSWRNKEYSTQKCLGKMEEQRLSFEEHQNEQHQNTIPLIKRVNTFFRKKSSPRRNSVISTGDAKADGSSWIGKHVSKDVNLQEQPAIKNLDKNYQDGHEGNNKTCGLFSFEETPPVQVSKQNPVNSPSESASMTKNKPSSGSFISLGSSEAELNPLEPASSRSPAERKSLRPDDGQNDAAAQDSKITPIEERKKFLQMEQSRLIKEIVRLENILNNHRKREAYIIQDNSRKKSLERDNFIFTRAPCSTASGIPAFEFDDPLRDKWTALQSLENSFGGRFESITNLCPENELSTIKERNFQIAKINNLCSQVEESIKRRQDLETKLRVLSDDNDNELLFLMTENKRRQKSSAMIHFLSDITKEQSKRFTAEEQSFVNQNEVKPLISDLSEKINKLNSILEMKNTCIRMLSNQ, from the coding sequence ATGGAACGTGAACAAATTATGGAATATGTTCAAGAAACGCCTATTATTCCTAGAAGGATTATTCAATATTCTGTTCCAAGGCAAACGATTACAAAGCCGAGCCCTCATGTCGAAATATTGATGGCGGCTAATACTATGCAGAACATAGACTCGACGCAGCATCCCGTCATTCATGATTCTTGGCGAAATAAAGAGTATTCAACTCAAAAATGTCTAGGAAAGATGGAGGAACAACGATTGAGTTTTGAGGAGCATCAAAACGAACAACACCAAAACACCATTCCGCTGATTAAGAGAGTGAACACGTTTTTcaggaaaaaatcatcaccTCGAAGAAATAGCGTTATATCCACCGGCGATGCAAAGGCAGATGGTTCAAGCTGGATCGGAAAACATGTGAGTAAAGATGTTAATTTACAGGAGCAGCCCGCCATAAAGAACCTGGATAAGAATTATCAGGATGGCCATGAGGGGAATAATAAAACGTGCGGCCTGTTTTCCTTTGAAGAGACACCTCCAGTGCAAGTTTCGAAGCAAAATCCCGTGAATTCGCCATCTGAAAGCGCTTCTatgacaaaaaataaacccTCATCTGGCAGTTTCATCTCACTAGGATCGAGTGAAGCCGAGCTTAACCCTTTAGAGCCTGCCTCGTCTAGAAGTCCAgctgaaagaaaaagtttgCGTCCTGATGATGGACAGAATGATGCAGCCGCACaagattcaaaaataactccaatagaagaaagaaaaaaattccttcAAATGGAACAAAGCAGGTTGATTAAAGAAATTGTACGGCTCGAAAACATACTAAATAATCATAGGAAGAGAGAAGCTTACATTATTCAAGACAATTCTAGAAAGAAATCGCTCGAAAGAGACAATTTCATCTTTACAAGGGCACCATGTTCAACAGCATCCGGTATTCCAGCTTTTGAATTCGATGATCCTCTTAGAGACAAATGGACAGCTTTACaatctttggaaaacagTTTCGGAGGCAGATTTGAATCTATTACAAACTTATGTCCGGAAAACGAGCTAAGCACTATTAAAGAAaggaattttcaaatagctaaaataaataatctTTGCTCTCAGGTAGAAGAATCCATCAAAAGAAGGCAAGACCTAGAAACGAAATTAAGGGTTTTGTCGGATGACAATGACAACgaattgctttttttgatgacggaaaataaaaggagGCAAAAAAGCTCAGCGATGATACATTTTCTATCTGACATAACGAAAGAACAGTCGAAGAGATTTACCGCGGAAGAGCAAAGCTTTGTAAACCAAAACGAGGTAAAACCCCTTATTTCAGATCTTTCGGAAAAGATCAACAAATTGAACTCCATCCTGGAGATGAAGAACACTTGTATTAGAATGCTAAGTAACCAATAA
- the RAD5 gene encoding DNA helicase RAD5 (similar to Saccharomyces cerevisiae RAD5 (YLR032W); ancestral locus Anc_2.411) → MSHIEQEERKRFFNDELDISETSLNFKSENKESFLFSNSNNDGDAVSVSETPEEEGHESVLQLAEEIGEGDQDQFIEELRRIIPEIPMSLAVELNKKFGSQEEGLSLALSHYFDHYNGKSSSNIPSSPNQVNTLSDTSSSILSPSPSLVRKRKDYGFRNQTRLEDTFAWKRFIGAMQVTGMATRPTVRPLKYGSQLKLKRSSEEISATKVYDSRGRKKASMASLVRIHDVQYNREIGRVPEDIAQILYPLLSSNEISFEVTLIFCDNKRLSIGDSFILQLDCFLTSANFGGSYSDDQSFMKRRRTERENKREKDSVNFGRPLTETDEELESRSKRLALLKLFDKLKLKPILDEQKALEKHKIELSSDPEIINIDDDDICPDQVTEVIHDFRDTQHEEETMNLNQLKTFYKAAQSSDSLKNLPETEPSRDVFKLELRNYQKQGLTWMLRREQEFAKTASDDENLETDVNMINPLWKQFKWPSDMSWAAQKIQQDHVNPEDDVFFYANLHSGEFSLEKPILKTMVRGGILSDEMGLGKTVAAYSLILSCPSDSGAADKNLFDVKDTEVPGNVSSSFISSSLGNKKPYASKTTLVVVPMSLLTQWSNEFTKANNSSDMNHEVYYGGNVSSLKTLLTKTKNPPAVVLTTYGIVQNEWTKHTKGRMTDEDVSVSSGLFSVDFYRIIIDEGHNIRNRTTVTSKAVMDLQGKCKWVLTGTPIINRLDDLYSLVKFLKLDPWSQINYWKTFVSTPFENKNYKQAFDVVNAILEPVLLRRTKQMKDKDGMPLVELPPKEVVIKKLPFSKSQNVLYKFLLDKAEVSVKSGIARGDLLKKYSTILVHILRLRQVCCHPGLIGTQDENDEDLSKSNKLVTEQTVELDSLIRVASERFDNSFSKEELEATIEKLRTKYPDNKSLQSLECSICTAEPIDLNKALFTECGHSFCEKCLFEYIDFQNGKKLCLKCPNCRDSIDGGRLLALGRQRSDSERLEFKPYSSASKSSKITALLKELQLLQDSSAGEQVVIFSQFSSYLDILQRELTHAFPDDVAKIYKFDGRLSLKERTNVLADFAVKDYSRQKILLLSLKAGGVGLNLTCASHAYMMDPWWSPSMEDQAIDRLHRIGQTSSVKVIRFIVQNSIEEKMLRIQEKKRTIGEAMDADEDERRKRRIEEIQMLFE, encoded by the coding sequence ATGAGCCACATTGAGCAggaggaaagaaagaggtTTTTCAACGATGAGCTTGACATTTCGGAAACGTCTTTAAACTTCAAATCTGAGAACAAAGAgtcatttctcttttcaaatagcAATAATGATGGTGATGCCGTATCGGTGAGTGAGACTCCAGAAGAAGAGGGGCATGAATCTGTTTTGCAGCTTGCGGAAGAGATCGGGGAAGGTGACCAAGACCAGTTTATTGAAGAGCTTCGGAGGATTATTCCGGAAATACCAATGAGTCTTGCGGTGGAACTTAACAAAAAGTTTGGTAGCCAAGAAGAAGGGCTGTCTTTAGCACTATCTCACTACTTCGACCACTATAACGGTAAGTCCAGCAGTAATATACCGTCTTCTCCAAACCAAGTAAACACACTCTCTGATACCTCAAGTTCAATCTTGTCTCCATCTCCCTCTCTTgttagaaaaagaaaagattatGGTTTCAGGAATCAAACCCGACTAGAAGACACATTTGCTTGGAAAAGGTTTATAGGTGCCATGCAAGTCACTGGCATGGCTACAAGACCTACTGTGAGACCCTTAAAGTACGGCTCTcagttgaaattgaaaagatcaagCGAAGAGATCTCTGCAACTAAAGTTTACGACTCACGGGGTAGGAAGAAAGCCTCCATGGCTAGTCTAGTAAGGATACATGATGTTCAATACAACAGAGAAATAGGTCGAGTTCCGGAAGACATTGCTCAAATATTATATCCTCTTTTAAGTTCTAATGAAATTAGTTTCGAAGTTACTTTAATATTTTGTGATAATAAACGTCTGAGTATAGGTGATAGTTTTATCCTACAACTAGATTGCTTTTTGACGTCTGCCAATTTTGGAGGGTCATATAGCGATGACCAATCCTTCATGAAGAGAAGGCGTacagaaagagaaaacaaaagagaaaaagacaGTGTGAATTTCGGTAGACCATTAACTGAAACTGACGAAGAGTTGGAAAGCCGTTCGAAGAGATTGGCTCTGTTGAAGTTATTTGATAAACTGAAACTGAAACCTATTTTGGATGAACAGAAGGCATTGGAAAAGCATAAAATAGAACTAAGTAGTGACCCagaaatcatcaatatagatgacgatgatatTTGTCCGGACCAAGTAACTGAGGTCATTCACGACTTTCGGGACACCCAAcacgaagaagaaacaatgAACTTGAAtcaattgaaaactttttaTAAAGCTGCACAATCCTCAGactctttgaaaaacttacCTGAAACAGAACCTTCTCGCgatgttttcaaattagAGTTGAGGAACTATCAAAAGCAAGGCCTTACTTGGATGTTAAGAAGGGAACAAGAATTTGCCAAAACTGCGTCGGATGATGAGAATTTAGAAACAGATGTTAATATGATAAATCCCTTGTGGAAACAGTTCAAGTGGCCGAGCGATATGTCATGGGCAGCTCAAAAGATACAACAAGATCATGTGAATCCTGAAGATgatgtatttttctatGCTAACTTGCATTCTGGAGAATTTTCACTGGAAAAACCTATATTGAAAACGATGGTAAGGGGTGGCATATTATCAGATGAAATGGGATTGGGTAAAACTGTTGCAGCATATTCCTTAATTTTATCCTGTCCTAGCGATAGCGGTGCTGCTGACAAGAACCTATTTGATGTGAAGGACACAGAAGTCCCTGGTAACGTTTCTAGTTCTTTCATATCATCTTCACTAGGTAATAAAAAACCGTATGCTTCGAAGACGACCCTAGTTGTAGTCCCGATGTCATTATTAACACAATGGAGTAACGAGTTTACAAAAGCAAACAATTCGTCGGATATGAATCATGAGGTATACTACGGTGGGAACGTTTCCAGCTTGAAAACTTTACTGACTAAGACAAAAAATCCACCGGCTGTGGTCCTTACCACATACGGTATCGTCCAGAATGAATGGACCAAGCATACTAAGGGAAGGATGACAGATGAGGACGTATCTGTATCATCTGGGTTGTTTTCCGTCGATTTTTATCGAATAATAATCGATGAAGGCCATAACATTAGAAACAGAACGACAGTCACATCTAAAGCGGTCATGGACTTACAAGGAAAATGTAAATGGGTGTTAACAGGTACCCCAATAATTAACAGACTTGATGATCTGTATAGTCTTGTTAAGTTCCTAAAATTGGATCCCTGGAGCCAGATCAATTACTGGAAAACTTTTGTGTCAACaccttttgaaaacaaaaactatAAGCAAGCATTTGATGTGGTGAATGCAATCTTAGAGCCTGTGCTGTTAAGGAGGACAAAACAAATGAAGGATAAGGACGGCATGCCATTAGTGGAGTTACCACCAAAGGAAGTCGTTATTAAGAAACTACCGTTCAGCAAATCTCAAAATGTTCTATACAAGTTCCTGTTGGATAAAGCTGAGGTGTCCGTTAAATCGGGTATTGCACGAGGTGATTTGTTAAAGAAGTACTCTACAATTCTTGTTCATATTTTGAGATTAAGACAAGTCTGTTGTCATCCAGGCCTTATTGGAACCcaggatgaaaatgatgaggATTTGTCCAAGAGTAATAAGCTGGTTACAGAGCAAACAGTGGAACTTGACTCCTTAATTCGTGTAGCTTCCGAAAGATTCGATAACTCATTTTCTAAGGAAGAACTTGAGGCaacaattgaaaagttgaGGACAAAATATCCAGACAATAAATCGCTCCAATCGTTGGAGTGTTCTATTTGTACAGCGGAGCCTATTGATTTGAACAAGGCTTTATTCACAGAATGTGGTCATAGTTTTTGCGAAAAATGTTTATTTGAATATATTGACTTTCAGAACGGCAAGAAACTTTGTTTGAAGTGTCCCAATTGCCGTGACTCAATAGATGGAGGCCGATTGCTGGCCTTGGGGCGGCAGAGGAGCGATTCGGAGAGGTTGGAATTTAAACCTTATTCCTCCGCTTCCAAATCAAGTAAAATCACTGCCTTGTTAAAAGagcttcagcttcttcaaGATAGTTCAGCAGGCGAGCAAGTCGTTATTTTTTCgcaattttcttcctaCCTGGACATTCTGCAGAGGGAGCTTACTCATGCTTTTCCCGATGACGTTGCGAAGATTTACAAATTTGATGGACGTCTTTCgttaaaagaaagaactaATGTGCTGGCAGATTTCGCTGTCAAAGACTATAGCAGGCAGAAAATCCTACTGCTTTCGCTGAAGGCCGGCGGAGTAGGGTTGAATTTAACATGTGCGTCCCACGCATACATGATGGATCCATGGTGGTCACCCAGCATGGAAGATCAAGCCATCGATAGACTTCATAGAATTGGTCAGACGAGCAGCGTCAAGGTTATAAGATTCATCGTGCAAAATAGCATAGAGGAGAAAATGCTGCGCatccaagaaaagaagagaaccATCGGCGAGGCCATGGATGctgatgaagacgaaagaagaaaaaggagaaTCGAAGAAATTCAGATGCTTTTCGAATAG
- the RSC58 gene encoding Rsc58p (similar to Saccharomyces cerevisiae RSC58 (YLR033W); ancestral locus Anc_2.408) has protein sequence MTEGVNDNKLGDLLANVQSILNVASVKCHVVDESFPAKFFEKNPDKIYESYCKFLKNRSNSEGSIRNEDKLALTTINKRFEDGEYEPVQGGFYKLYHDIKLVCTILIHFYPQGTRNYQLVDKFYKFSSELLLRECCRVGIALTQTINAKSRSGKAASGNEADEYDDDDATELDKIISYDFIKISMNYSIPISHTYQIRTKDMDLFSSIISKSNLDKRPHELPNTNFKINSVLPQTDIENEAPRLGFVGANTSNIPDPTLPPTEMMTRFLHPNWYALPTTVWLKYGNYNSWAPSFNENGTVVDSTTRGLIWLERIGYMDLFERNEKKAIEEERLDAGEEDKNGEQEDDYEAVNGGSNGDKNGNGNDSDASIASKNAEDAEDDEQSLIKLQNLYNWAPSNYIGDDEIESFQNGTPDKLVSESLLRLKKLRKERILNSVSRPTEEEREIYFKVKRVLKEVILAKKVSKLPINNVRAFPVLQTNYNGSIPVVRAQPGRKRKHKK, from the coding sequence ATGACAGAAGGCGTGAATGATAACAAATTAGGTGACCTTTTGGCAAATGTCCAATCCATTTTGAATGTTGCTTCCGTGAAGTGTCACGTAGTGGACGAGAGTTTTCCAGCCAAGttctttgagaaaaatcCGGACAAGATATACGAATCGTATTGTAAGTTTCTCAAAAATAGAAGTAACTCGGAAGGTTCTATACGTAATGAAGATAAACTAGCTTTGACAACCATCAacaaaagatttgaagatggaGAGTACGAACCCGTACAAGGTGGATTTTATAAGCTGTATCACGATATCAAGCTAGTTTGTACAATTCTCATCCATTTTTACCCCCAGGGTACAAGGAACTACCAGTTAGTTGATaaattttacaaatttTCCTCGGAGCTTCTATTACGAGAATGCTGCAGAGTAGGGATTGCGCTAACACAAACAATCAATGCGAAGTCAAGAAGTGGGAAGGCTGCCAGTGGGAACGAAGCGGATGAAtacgacgatgatgatgcGACAGAGCTAGACAAAATAATATCTTATGATTTCATCAAGATTTCTATGAACTATTCAATACCGATTTCTCATACATACCAAATAAGGACCAAGGATATGGATCTTTTCTCTTCGATTATCTCTAAATCTAATCTTGATAAAAGACCTCATGAACTGCCTAATACAAATTTTAAGATAAACAGCGTTTTACCTCAAACTGATATAGAAAATGAAGCCCCAAGGTTAGGATTTGTGGGCGCCAATACCAGTAATATACCAGATCCAACTTTACCACCAACTGAGATGATGACTAGATTTTTGCATCCAAATTGGTATGCTTTACCTACCACCGTCTGGTTAAAATATGGGAACTATAATTCCTGGGCACCTTCCTTCAATGAGAATGGTACCGTTGTGGATTCGACAACAAGAGGCCTTATTTGGCTTGAAAGAATCGGCTACATGGATCTGTTTGAAAGAAACGAGAAGAAAGCAATAGAGGAGGAGCGGCTGGACGCAGGCgaagaagacaaaaatGGCGAACAAGAGGATGACTATGAGGCTGTTAATGGCGGGAGTAATGGTGACAAAAACGGTAATGGTAATGACAGCGATGCAAGTATTGCTTCTAAGAATGCTGAGGATGCCGAAGATGACGAACAATCTCTAATCAAGCTCCAAAACTTGTATAATTGGGCACCATCTAACTATATTGGTGACGATGAGATTGAAAGTTTTCAGAATGGTACGCCGGATAAGTTGGTTTCAGAGTCCCTTTTAAGGCTAAAAAAACtaagaaaggaaagaatCCTAAATAGTGTTTCCAGGCCCACTGAAGAGGAGAGGGAAATCTATTTCAAGGTGAAAAGAGTACTGAAGGAAGTTATCTTGGCAAAGAAAGTTTCCAAGCTACCTATTAACAATGTTAGGGCATTCCCAGTATTACAAACAAACTATAATGGTAGTATACCCGTAGTGAGGGCTCAACCAGGTCGTAAAAGGAAACACAAGAAATGA
- the SMF3 gene encoding putative divalent metal ion transporter SMF3 (similar to Saccharomyces cerevisiae SMF3 (YLR034C); ancestral locus Anc_2.407) translates to MRSYTEILQKFVRFIGPGIMVSVAYMDPGNYATSVSGGAQYKYTLLFSIFISNIFAVLLQCLCVKLGTVTGYDLAENCRHNLPKKLNYTLYFFAEVAIIATDLAEVVGTAIALQILFKIPLTWGVLLTVLDVLVILMFYTPNGQSLKKVRVFELGVGLLVIGTCVCFVLELFKISIPDKAELFKGFLPSTIIFKEQQALYISLGILGATVMPHSLYLGSSIVKPRLNDYDMKKYGKINARPSLSAIKYSLNYAYAELIISLFLIATFVNSAILIVAGATLSGQPEAEDADLLSIYKLLVHYISPAAGLIFALAMLCSGQSAGIICTLAGQIVSEGFLQWSLPPWATRLCTRLIAIVPCLFVTLSMGEKGISDMLNLSQVVLSLILPIVSAPLIYFTANRKLMVVHDENGVVRAPADVNVIADETTPLNAKHSKIVDFTNSRLLTYSSIFVWALIGSLNCYLVISFCLGADIHF, encoded by the coding sequence ATGCGATCTTATACGGagattcttcaaaagtttgTCAGGTTTATCGGGCCGGGGATTATGGTCAGCGTGGCCTACATGGATCCGGGGAATTACGCCACTAGTGTTTCCGGTGGTGCCCAATACAAATATACCTTACtgttttccattttcatttcaaacATTTTTGCTGTGCTTTTGCAATGTCTTTGTGTGAAGCTGGGTACTGTGACAGGTTATGATTTGGCTGAAAACTGTCGCCATAATCTACCTAAAAAGCTAAACTATACCCTTTACTTTTTCGCTGAAGTGGCAATCATTGCTACTGATTTGGCTGAGGTCGTCGGTACTGCCATCGCCTTGcaaattcttttcaaaataccACTGACTTGGGGTGTTTTATTGACAGTGTTAGATGTCCTAGTAATCTTGATGTTCTACACACCAAATGGCCAGTCTCTAAAAAAAGTTAGGGTGTTTGAATTAGGCGTTGGTCTTCTAGTCATCGGTACTTGTGTCTGCTTTGTTTTAGAATTGTTTAAGATTTCTATTCCTGATAAAGCTGAATTGTTCAAAGGGTTTTTACCTTCGACTATCATCTTCAAAGAACAACAAGCTCTTTACATCTCTTTGGGTATCTTGGGTGCCACTGTCATGCCCCATTCCCTGTATCTGGGCTCCTCTATTGTTAAGCCAAGATTGAATGATTatgatatgaaaaaatacgGTAAGATTAATGCTCGCCCAAGTTTAAGTGCTATAAAATATTCGTTAAACTATGCCTACGCTGAATTGATCATTTCCTTATTTCTGATTGCTACCTTTGTTAACTCTGCTATATTGATTGTCGCAGGTGCCACTCTATCGGGCCAACCTGAAGCCGAAGATGCTGATCTGTTATCTATTTACAAATTGCTGGTCCATTATATATCCCCTGCTGCAGGTTTAATCTTTGCATTGGCCATGTTATGTTCGGGGCAATCTGCAGGTATCATTTGTACACTCGCCGGACAAATCGTTTCCGAGGGGTTCCTACAATGGTCCCTACCACCTTGGGCGACAAGGCTATGCACCAGATTGATTGCCATTGTACCATGCCTATTTGTTACTTTAAGCATGGGTGAAAAGGGAATCTCAGATATGTTGAATCTTTCTCAAGTGGTATTATCCCTAATTTTACCAATTGTCTCCGCTCCTTTGATTTATTTTACCGCAAATAGAAAATTGATGGTTGTTCACGACGAAAATGGAGTGGTAAGAGCTCCTGCCGATGTTAACGTCATTGCAGATGAAACTACTCCATTAAATGCCAAGCACAGTAAAATTGTTGACTTCACAAACAGTCGTTTATTAACCTATTCCTCCATTTTTGTATGGGCCTTAATAGGTAGTTTAAACTGTTACCTGGTCATTTCCTTCTGCTTAGGTGCCGACATCCATTTCTAG